A single Sander lucioperca isolate FBNREF2018 chromosome 24, SLUC_FBN_1.2, whole genome shotgun sequence DNA region contains:
- the LOC116044677 gene encoding uncharacterized protein LOC116044677 — MHRSRAPYYKTDRVCNFQGTATIPPPSMKYFYRESFVAEEVPLPPSPPPDDDVSGMGDAHERILKNIGFHSLDGDTDPKRPNLLSHEVPLPPSPPPPEDVLHTGDAHEKKYPDFSDKWFPSLDDIGLHLMPLSLLAQIPLPPSPPPADDVLDMWSTDEKIYPDLKNVGLASLDDNTDPKCANLLPHEVLLPPSHTLVEDVLDMGNTDEKMYPDLKYIVFPCLDDEVACLMSQPLSVMACEVPLPPSPPPVDNERHVRHFLEKKYPDFSDRFSLDDKGLNLVPPPQRAYGSHVNKMHRSIDPYDKTDRVCNFQETATTPPPSMKYFYRESFGAEEVPLPPSPPPDDDVSGMGDAHERILKNIGFRSLDGDTDPKRPKLLSHEVPLPPSPPPPEDVLDMWSTSEKKYPDLKNIVFPCLADDPMEAMPYMGDTHEKKYLDLTNIVFPCLDDDPDDALLHMGDSLEKKYPDLTNIRFPCLDDEVACLMFKPLHLLPHEVPLPQGPPPADDVLDMGHTHEKKYPDLTNIRFPCLDDDPAEAMPYIGYNEKKYLDFTNIRSPGLDDDPADAVLDMGDTHEKKYPDLTNISA, encoded by the exons ATGCACCGTAGCAGAGCTCCTTATTATAAAACTGACAG AGTGTGCAACTTTCAAGGGACAGCCACTATACCACCTCCATCAATGAAGTACTTCTACCGTGAGTCCTTTGTTGCTGAGGAGGTTCCTCTGCCTCCAAGTCCTCCACCTGATGACGATGTGTCGGGCATGGGAGACGCTCATGAGAGGATTTTGAAAAACATTGGGTTTCATTCTCTGGATGGCGATACTGATCCAAAGCGTCCCAACCTGTTGTCTCATGAAGTTCCACTGCCTCCAAGTCCTCCACCTCCTGAGGATGTGCTTCACACGGGAGACGCTCATGAGAAGAAGTACCCAGATTTTTCTGACAAATGGTTTCCTTCTCTGGATGATATAGGTCTTCATTTGATGCCCCTCAGCCTCCTGGCTCAGATACCACTACCTCCAAGTCCTCCGCCTGCTGACGATGTGTTGGACATGTGGAGCACTGATGAGAAGATATACccagatttaaaaaatgttgggttaGCTTCTCTGGATGACAATACTGATCCGAAGTGTGCCAATCTGTTGCCTCATGAAGTTCTACTGCCTCCAAGCCATACTCTTGTTGAGGATGTGTTGGACATGGGGAACACAGATGAGAAGATGTACCCagatttaaaatacattgtgtttccTTGTCTGGATGACGAAGTGGCCTGTCTGATGTCCCAGCCTCTCAGTGTAATGGCTTGTGAGGTTCCACTGCCTCCAAGTCCTCCACCTGTTGACAATGAACGTCATGTGAGACACTTTCTTGAGAAGAAGTACCCAGATTTTTCTGACAGATTTTCTCTGGATGATAAAGGTCTTAATTTGGTGCCTCCACCACAAAGAGCCTATGGCTCGCATGTCAATAAAATGCACCGTAGCATAGATCCTTATGATAAAACTGACAG AGTGTGCAACTTTCAAGAGACAGCCACTACACCACCTCCATCAATGAAGTACTTCTACCGTGAGTCCTTTGGTGCTGAGGAGGTTCCTCTGCCTCCAAGTCCTCCACCTGATGACGATGTGTCGGGCATGGGAGACGCTCATGAGAGGATTTTGAAAAACATTGGGTTTCGTTCTCTGGATGGCGATACTGATCCAAAGCGTCCCAAACTGTTGTCTCATGAAGTTCCACTGCCTCCAAGTCCTCCACCTCCTGAGGATGTGTTGGACATGTGGAGCACCAGTGAGAAGAAGTACccagatttaaaaaacattgtgtttCCTTGTCTGGCTGACGACCCTATGGAGGCTATGCCTTACATGGGAGACACTCATGAGAAGAAATACCTGGATTTAACCAATATTGTGTTTCCTTGTCTGGATGACGACCCTGATGATGCTCTGCTTCACATGGGAGATAGTCTCGAGAAGAAATACCCAGATTTAACAAACATCAGGTTTCCTTGTCTGGATGACGAAGTGGCATGTTTAATGTTCAAGCCTCTTCACCTGTTGCCTCATGAGGTTCCTCTGCCTCAAGGCCCTCCTCCTGCTGATGATGTGTTGGACATGGGACACACTCATGAGAAGAAATACCCAGATTTAACAAATATCAGGTTTCCTTGTCTGGATGACGACCCTGCTGAGGCTATGCCTTACATAGGATATAATGAGAAGAAATACCTAGATTTTACAAACATCAGGTCTCCTGGTCTGGATGATGATCCTGCTGATGCTGTGTTGGACATGGGAGACACTCATGAGAAGAAATACCCTGATTTAACAAACATCAGTGCCTGA